In one window of Musa acuminata AAA Group cultivar baxijiao chromosome BXJ3-2, Cavendish_Baxijiao_AAA, whole genome shotgun sequence DNA:
- the LOC135631118 gene encoding transcription factor bHLH110-like, translating to MMGSSHLDHFHQEELHGLASLATVPAFHDLACSREWNQNQLLNLGDYISNANGTLNHEISSHSSPMIQDMGCHWACNDQEGFVNQLPAYQLNLAKAKEELTDNSFRKLDGFFKDHSDQDDQPHEKLFMRALASDCQMDGLRPLPGNLPENSSFDSYEGGHVALPTANFSQSCPHRPGMMDDVHALDLSASAGLGGGVSFCQPSLAGMALLGGEDASSGLDHLQESIQGPFYLHHKMPSLVSGVTEAMRCNSSWEHKSCQAAPGNPRFQQQQQQRSSCSPFKVRKEKLGDRIAALQQLVAPFGKTDTASVLMEAIGYIKFLLDQVEKLSVPYMRSSGSKKRSRTTREASNEEAKRDLRSRGLCLVPLACTSYMTTTTEQGVWSAATYGGSD from the exons ATGATGGGTTCTTCACATCTGGATCACTTCCACCAAGAAGAGCTTCATGGCCTCGCCTCTTTAGCCACGGTTCCAGCTTTCCATGATCTTGCCTGCAGCCGTGAGTGGAACCAAAACCAGCTACT TAACTTGGGTGACTACATTTCAAACGCCAATGGAACTCTAAATCATGAAATCTCCTCCCATAGCTCACCGATGATTCAAGACATGGGGTGTCACTGGGCTTGCAATGACCAAGAGGGCTTCGTGAACCAGCTGCCTGCCTATCAACTTAACCTAGCCAAGGCCAAAGAGGAGTTGACAGACAACTCTTTCCGGAAGCTCGATGGGTTCTTTAAGGATCACTCGGATCAAGACGACCAACCACACGAAAAGCTCTTCATGAGGGCATTAGCGTCAGATTGTCAGATGGATGGCCTTAGGCCGCTGCCGGGAAACTTGCCAGAAAACTCGAGCTTCGATAGTTATGAAGGTGGCCACGTGGCTCTTCCGACTGCTAATTTTTCGCAGTCCTGTCCGCATCGGCCAGGCATGATGGATGACGTTCATGCATTGGATCTCTCGGCTTCAGCTGGATTAGGAGGAGGGGTCAGCTTTTGCCAACCGTCGCTGGCTGGAATGGCTTTGCTAGGAGGAGAGGATGCGTCTTCCGGGCTCGACCATCTACAAGAATCGATTCAAGGACCATTTTACCTCCATCATAAA ATGCCATCTCTGGTCAGCGGAGTAACAGAAGCGATGAGATGCAACAGCAGTTGGGAGCACAAATCATGTCAAGCAGCACCCGGAAACCCTCGgttccagcagcagcagcagcagcgctcTTCCTGCTCTCCGTTCAAG GTGAGGAAGGAGAAGCTGGGGGATAGGATTGCAGCACTGCAGCAGCTGGTGGCACCATTCGGCAAG ACTGACACGGCTTCAGTGCTCATGGAGGCCATCGGATACATTAAATTCCTTTTGGACCAGGTCGAG AAGCTAAGTGTGCCGTACATGAGGTCATCCGGCAGCAAAAAAAGATCAAGGACAACGCGAGAG GCATCGAATGAGGAGGCAAAGCGAGATCTGAGGAGTAGAGGGCTTTGCCTGGTGCCCTTGGCCTGCACATCATACATGACAACAACAACGGAGCAAGGAGTTTGGTCGGCAGCCACATATGGGGGAAGTgattga
- the LOC103976624 gene encoding uncharacterized protein LOC103976624: MFDELDPSDDIFHRPASSPDRKLGKFLPKARAKPVKVTSAAPKTSDATLYAPPLEPVAPDADSNHEMERPYLQRCVSNSYSVACDHHSVQESVGQLKSTHAEPVESEGKYVENFQQNQGNIDQDADLCFSLDFPNGHLKTTGPVDSFRPKANSQHDDKELGVEESFCASTLCSGCNQTEATHSEINAAQQPFQAEQSILLKTYGDGECVQSGDIDVRSNIAESKEQASTKLSSMDTLYDLSHSSGATGMEAIVEDANLATACSGSNILSSKLNATQQPLLIAKEFAASKSTDDGLQVSLSDDDLQAFPDNRQEVEMAMLSGLESLDEFSFQHNSTTDVGQVGKFQPRNKSQPKKGTAKSVSFILPDASITGPPPMGSFSEITNPSSVQAKIDIPVDNPLHSSIITSDCNEGVQIDHREVGEENREEIRLPKGLEDIHTESQSQIVQKLKQRIHEGRPTSENDEDDDAHKPCRKLRKRIAKCSTDQIEVGSNDERDIDNFNVSQMDDSQSDDCHRDEDMPRPKRTKRKSKRQTNEIEKPTRKRKKAFEKPDSVVENSPKKKFPHATRRRRRQVNKVLLQTPEDEIDPRQISIRDLIMLAEAKERIASKEAAAMNKLFSGQSTSSLSNNEDILFGEDQELNHSGEEANQNVQSTPKRLNYHSYMNRPQTSRWSKAETKLFYEAIHQFGTDFAMIQQLFPNRTRHQVKLKFKIEERKHPSQVHDALLRPSKDRTHVMQVIKQLQTRAKPTSNGETDGDQVNAFQDGVGKKEEETSGVQSDQEQQNDCEVEVEGPEELDDSKGEANSPSNFDEHQDLFEWDGVTSPQDTEKDTRWEI, translated from the exons ATGTTTGATGAATTGGATCCTTCCGATGACATTTTTCATCGCCCAGCTTCTTCCCCAG ACCGAAAATTGGGCAAATTCCTACCTAAAGCTCGTGCAAAACCTGTTAAGGTTACCTCCGCAGCCCCCAAAACTTCTGATGCTACCCTGTATGCTCCTCCTCTCGAGCCTGTTGCTCCGGATGCTGATTCAAACCATGAGATGGAGCGCCCCTATCTCCAACGTTGTGTTTCCAATTCCTATAGTGTGGCCTGTGACCACCATTCCGTGCAAGAATCTGTTGGGCAACTGAAGTCCACACATGCAGAACCCGTAGAATCTGAAGGTAAATATGTGGAGAATTTCCAGCAAAATCAAGGAAACATAGATCAG GATGCAGATTTGTGCTTTAGCTTGGATTTTCCTAATGGTCACTTGAAGACGACTG GACCTGTTGATAGCTTTAGGCCAAAAGCTAATTCACAACATGACGACAAAGAACTTGGAGTCGAGGAATCATTCTGTGCCTCAACCCTCTGCTCTGGCTGCAACCAAACAGAGGCTACTCACTCTGAAATAAATGCAGCTCAACAACCATTTCAGGCTGAACAATCAATCCTTTTAAAGACCTATGGAGATGGAGAATGTGTGCAAAGTGGTGATATTGACGTGCGATCCAATATTGCAGAGTCAAAGGAACAG GCATCAACAAAGCTTTCCAGCATGGACACTCTTTACGACTTGTCTCATTCTAGTGGAGCCACTG GTATGGAGGCAATTGTTGAGGACGCAAACCTTGCAACTGCTTGCTCTGGATCAAATATTTTGTCATCCAAATTGAATGCTACCCAACAACCTCTTCTTATAGCAAAAGAATTCGCAGCCTCAAAATCCACTGATGATGGACTTCAAGTCTCATTATCGGATGATGATTTGCAAGCTTTTCCAGATAATCGACAAGAAGTG GAGATGGCAATGCTTTCTGGCCTTGAATCActtgatgaattttcttttcagCACAATAGCACCACTG aCGTCGGACAAGTAGGCAAGTTCCAACCTAGAAACAAGTCACAACCAAAAAAGGGAACTGCTAAATCTGTTTCTTTTATTCTTCCTGATGCTTCCATTACTGGTCCTCCTCCCATGGGATCCTTTTCTGAGATAACGAACCCTTCTTCTGTACAAGCGAAGATCGATATACCTGTGGACAATCCTTTGCATTCATCAATCATAACCTCAGACTGCAATGAAGGTGTTCAAATAGATCACCGAGAGGTGGGAGAAGAG AATAGAGAAGAAATCAGACTTCCAAAGGGTTTGGAGGATATTCATACCGAGTCCCAATCCCAAATTGTTCAAAAACTTAAGCAGCGGATCCATGAAGGAAGGCCTACTTCAGaaaatgatgaagatgatgatgctcATAAACCATGTAGGAAACTGAGAAAGAGGATAGCCAAGTGCAGTACTGACCAAATTGAAGTTGGAAGCAATGATGAACGTGATATTGACAACTTTAATGTCTCTCAGATGGATGACAGCCAAAGTGATGATTGTCATAGGGATGAAGATATGCCTAGGCCAAAGAGGACCAAGAGAAAGTCAAAGAGGCAGACAAATGAAATCGAAAAACCCACTCGGAAGCGTAAGAAAGCCTTTGAAAAACCTGATTCTGTTGTAGagaattcacctaaaaagaagttTCCTCATGCCACAAGGCGAAGGAGAAGGCAAG TGAACAAAGTTTTACTGCAAACACCTGAAGATGAGATTGACCCGAGACAGATTAGCATAAGAGACTTAATAATGCTTGCAGAAGCTAAGGAGCGGATAGCA AGTAAAGAAGCGGCGGCAATGAATAAATTATTCTCAGGTCAGAG TACTAGTTCTTTGTCCAATAATGAGGACATTCTTTTTGGAGAGGATCAAGAACTGAATCATTCGGGTGAAGAAGCAAATCAGAATGTGCAATCAACTCCCAAGAGATTGAATTACCATTCTTACATGAACCGGCCACAAACTAGTAGATGGTCAAAAGCAGAAACAAAGTTGTTCTACGAG GCTATTCACCAATTTGGGACAGATTTTGCAATGATACAACAGCTGTTCCCTAATCGCACACGCCATCAAGTGAAACTAAAATTCAAAATTGAAGAACGCAAACATCCTTCTCAAGTCCATGATGCTTTACTTCGTCCTTCCAAAG ATCGTACACACGTTATGCAAGTAATTAAGCAGCTCCAAACTAGGGCAAAGCCAACTTCCAACGGAGAGACAGATGGTGATCAGGTGAATGCATTTCAGGATGGCGTTGGTAAAAAGGAG GAAGAAACAAGTGGTGTCCAGAGTGACCAAGAGCAGCAGAATGATTGTGAAGTTGAAGTTGAGGGCCCTGAGGAGTTGGATGATTCGAAAGGTGAAGCCAATAGTCCCTCGAATTTTGATGAGCATCAGGATCTGTTCGAGTGGGATGGTGTTACTTCCCCTCAAGACACAGAAAAAGACACTCGCTGGGAGATCTGA